The following coding sequences are from one Acidimicrobiales bacterium window:
- a CDS encoding phosphoglyceromutase yields the protein MASTLVLLRHGQSTWNAENLFTGWYDADLTELGLEEARRGGTLMAEAGILPDVVHTSLQVRAIRTANEALDAMGRLWIPVRRHWRLNERHYGDLQGRNKKETADKYGIDQVKVWRRSYATPPPPLDPGDERSAHHDPRYGDLAPDIIPGSECLKDVVERMLPYWYDAVVPDLRAGKVTLLAAHGNSLRALVKHLDGISDDDISELNIPTGMPLVFELGDDLQPLEAKPLTDRYLDPEAAAAAAEAVAKQAG from the coding sequence ATGGCTTCGACGCTCGTCCTCCTCCGCCACGGCCAGAGCACGTGGAACGCCGAGAACCTCTTCACCGGCTGGTACGACGCCGACCTCACCGAGCTGGGCCTCGAGGAGGCCCGCCGGGGCGGCACCCTCATGGCCGAGGCCGGGATCCTGCCCGACGTCGTCCACACCTCGCTCCAGGTCCGCGCCATCCGCACCGCCAACGAGGCACTCGACGCCATGGGCCGGCTGTGGATCCCGGTGCGCCGCCACTGGCGCCTCAACGAGCGCCACTACGGCGACCTCCAGGGCCGCAACAAGAAGGAGACCGCCGACAAGTACGGCATCGACCAGGTGAAGGTCTGGCGGCGCTCCTACGCCACCCCGCCGCCGCCGCTCGACCCGGGCGACGAGCGCAGCGCCCACCACGACCCCCGCTACGGCGACCTGGCCCCCGACATCATCCCCGGCTCGGAGTGCCTGAAGGACGTCGTCGAGCGCATGCTCCCCTACTGGTACGACGCCGTCGTCCCCGACCTGCGCGCCGGCAAGGTCACCCTCCTGGCCGCCCACGGCAACTCGCTGCGGGCCCTGGTCAAGCACCTCGACGGCATCTCCGACGACGACATCTCCGAGCTGAACATCCCCACGGGCATGCCCCTGGTGTTCGAGCTGGGCGACGACCTTCAACCCCTCGAGGCCAAGCCCCTCACCGACCGCTACCTCGACCCCGAGGCGGCCGCCGCGGCGGCGGAGGCCGTGGCCAAGCAGGCCGGCTGA
- a CDS encoding PIN domain-containing protein, whose amino-acid sequence MTIFVDTNVLVYARDPGQPDKQRLAETWLEHLWATPGARVSNQVLNEYYVTVTRKLPAPLTKEAARADVADFASWQPIGIDEDLIGAAWEIEDRYGFHFWDALVVAAAKAAGCDTLLSEDLQHGQDLDGLRVVSPFVEAPPGAD is encoded by the coding sequence GTGACGATCTTCGTCGACACGAACGTCCTCGTGTACGCCCGAGACCCGGGCCAGCCGGACAAGCAACGCTTGGCGGAGACCTGGCTCGAGCACCTGTGGGCCACACCCGGCGCACGGGTGAGCAACCAGGTGCTCAACGAGTACTACGTCACGGTCACCCGCAAGCTCCCCGCACCCCTGACGAAGGAGGCGGCGCGAGCAGACGTGGCGGACTTCGCCAGCTGGCAGCCGATCGGCATCGACGAGGACCTGATCGGCGCCGCGTGGGAGATCGAGGACCGCTATGGGTTCCACTTCTGGGACGCGCTCGTGGTCGCCGCGGCCAAGGCCGCGGGGTGCGACACCCTGCTCAGCGAGGACCTCCAGCACGGTCAGGACCTCGACGGGCTCCGGGTGGTGAGCCCCTTCGTCGAGGCGCCGCCCGGCGCGGACTGA